DNA sequence from the Streptomyces sp. CA-210063 genome:
GGAATGAGCCCCCAGCCGCAGGCAGCCGTAGGCGCACCGCTGTCCAGGGTGGACGGCCGGCTCAAGGTCACCGGCCAGGCGGAGTACGCCGCCGAGCACGACGTCAAGGGTGTCGTGCACGCCGTCATCGTCGACGCGAGCGTCGGCCGCGGCCGGATCAGGTCCATCGACACGCGCGCCGCCGAGAAACACGCCGGTGTGCTGCGGGTGATCCACCACGGCAACGCGCCGACGCTCCCGTACCGCGACAACGCCGGGTCCAACAACCCGGCCGGGCGCAGGCTTCGGGTCTTCCAGGACGACCGGGTGCTCTTCCACGGTCAGCCGGTCGCCGTCGTGGTGGCGAACACGTTGGAGGCCGCGCAGCACGGCGCGAACCTGGTCAAGGTCCGCTACGACGCCGAGCGACCCTCGACCGACATCGCCAAGGCCGAACCCGGCGAGCCGACGAACTACGCGCGCGGTGACGCGGAAGCCGGTCTGCGTTCCTCGGCCGTACGGCTGGACCTGACGTATGAGCTGGCCCGCAACCACCACAACCCGATGGAGCCGCACGCCACCGTCGCCCGCTGGGACGGCGACCGGCTCACCGTGTGGGACAAGACGCAGTGGATCGTGGGCACGCACGACGAGATCGCCGCGGTCTTCGACCTGCCGGCGGACGCGGTGCGCGTCATCAACCCGTTCGTCGGCGGCGGGTTCGGCAGCGGGCTGCGCTGCTGGCCGCACACGATCGTCGCCGCGCTGGCCGCGCGGGTGACGCGTCGCCCGGTGAAGCTGGTGCTCAGCCGCAAGCAGATGTACTTCGGCACCGGCTTCAGGCCGTCGTACGCGTACCGGCTGCGCCTCGGCAGCGACCGGCGCGGCCGGCTGAACGCCGCCATCCACGACATCGACGCCGAGACCTCCTCGTACGAGACGTTCAACGAGGCCGTCATGCTGGCCGGGCAGATGCTCTACAGCATGCCGAACGTCCGTCAGGCGTACCGGCAGGTGCCGCTGGACGTGAACACGCCGATCTGGATGCGCGGGCCGGGTTTCGCGTCGGCGTCGTTCGTGATCGAGTCCGCGATGGACGAGCTCGCCCACCGCCTCGACATGGACCCGATCGAGCTGCGCCGGCGCAACGAGCCGAGCGAGGACGAGTCGACCAACGAGCCGTTCTCCACCCGGCGGCTGAGCGAGTGCTACACGGTCGGCGCCCGCGAGTTCGGCTGGGATCGCCGCAACCCGAAGCCGCGCTCGACGCGGGACGGGGACTGGCTGGTCGGCCTGGGCATGGCCACCGGGGTGTACGACCCGGGGCGGTATCCCGCGCAGGCCCGGGCCCGGCTGGACGCCGACGGAACCGCGGTGGTGGAGGCGGCCACCAGTGACATGGGGCCGGGCACCTACACCGCGCAGACCCAGGTCGCCGCGGACGCGCTGGGGCTGACCATGCGCACGGTGACCTTCCGGCTCGGCGACTCCCTGTATCCGCCGACCTCGCCGCACGGCGGCTCGGCGACCATGGCCAGCGTCGGCTCGGCCGTCGTCGAC
Encoded proteins:
- a CDS encoding xanthine dehydrogenase family protein molybdopterin-binding subunit, translated to MSPQPQAAVGAPLSRVDGRLKVTGQAEYAAEHDVKGVVHAVIVDASVGRGRIRSIDTRAAEKHAGVLRVIHHGNAPTLPYRDNAGSNNPAGRRLRVFQDDRVLFHGQPVAVVVANTLEAAQHGANLVKVRYDAERPSTDIAKAEPGEPTNYARGDAEAGLRSSAVRLDLTYELARNHHNPMEPHATVARWDGDRLTVWDKTQWIVGTHDEIAAVFDLPADAVRVINPFVGGGFGSGLRCWPHTIVAALAARVTRRPVKLVLSRKQMYFGTGFRPSYAYRLRLGSDRRGRLNAAIHDIDAETSSYETFNEAVMLAGQMLYSMPNVRQAYRQVPLDVNTPIWMRGPGFASASFVIESAMDELAHRLDMDPIELRRRNEPSEDESTNEPFSTRRLSECYTVGAREFGWDRRNPKPRSTRDGDWLVGLGMATGVYDPGRYPAQARARLDADGTAVVEAATSDMGPGTYTAQTQVAADALGLTMRTVTFRLGDSLYPPTSPHGGSATMASVGSAVVDACDQVRRQAIKLAVEDRESPLYGVSADDVVVRGGRLHVQGTPARGETYKSLLARNDRSHLEANGSYDGPGSDRSAYFAYNATFAEVAVDANLGLVRVRRMLGVYDAGRIISPKLAESQAFGGIVGGIGTALLEHTVTDHRDGRIVNASLADYLVPVNADVPDIKAIYLDGEDNAGNLLGVKGLGEVVQVGVAAAIGNAVFNATGRRVRQLPITAEALL